One Pseudofrancisella aestuarii genomic region harbors:
- the rpmJ gene encoding 50S ribosomal protein L36, with product MKVRASVKKMCRNCKVIKRNRVVRVICTDPRHKQRQG from the coding sequence ATGAAAGTTAGAGCTTCAGTGAAAAAGATGTGTAGAAACTGTAAAGTTATCAAGCGTAATAGAGTAGTTCGTGTGATATGTACAGATCCTAGACACAAACAAAGACAAGGTTAA
- the rpsM gene encoding 30S ribosomal protein S13 gives MARIAGVNIPVHKHAVIGLTSIYGIGKTRAIKICEICNLNPTTKIKDLTEDQVESLRTEVAKFTVEGDLRREVSMDIKRLMDLGCYRGRRHRRSLPVRGQRTKTNARTRKGPRKPIKA, from the coding sequence ATGGCTCGTATAGCTGGCGTTAATATTCCTGTTCATAAGCATGCTGTGATAGGACTGACTTCAATTTATGGAATAGGAAAAACAAGAGCAATTAAGATTTGTGAAATATGCAACTTGAATCCTACAACTAAAATAAAAGATTTAACAGAAGATCAAGTTGAAAGCTTAAGAACAGAAGTTGCTAAATTTACTGTAGAAGGTGATTTACGCAGAGAAGTATCTATGGATATTAAAAGACTTATGGATTTGGGTTGCTACAGAGGTAGAAGACATCGTCGTAGTTTACCTGTCAGAGGTCAAAGAACAAAGACTAATGCTCGTACTCGTAAGGGTCCAAGAAAGCCAATTAAGGCATAA
- the rpsK gene encoding 30S ribosomal protein S11: MAKSVRSSKKKVKRVVTDAVAHIYSSFNNTIVTITDRQGNALSWATSGGSGFRGSRKSTPFAAQVAAERAADMALEYGVRNVDVLVKGPGSGRDSAVRALNAKNLKVTSITDVTPLPHNGCRPPKKRRV; this comes from the coding sequence ATGGCTAAGTCTGTTAGATCATCAAAGAAAAAAGTAAAAAGAGTTGTAACTGATGCAGTTGCTCATATTTACTCATCTTTTAATAATACTATAGTAACTATTACAGATAGACAAGGTAATGCTTTATCTTGGGCTACTTCAGGTGGTAGTGGCTTCAGAGGTTCAAGAAAAAGTACACCGTTTGCAGCACAGGTTGCAGCAGAAAGAGCCGCTGATATGGCTTTAGAATATGGTGTAAGAAATGTTGATGTTTTAGTTAAAGGACCTGGTTCAGGAAGAGATTCAGCTGTTAGAGCTTTAAATGCTAAAAATTTAAAAGTAACTAGCATAACTGATGTGACTCCTTTACCTCATAATGGATGTCGTCCTCCTAAAAAACGTCGTGTTTAA
- the rpsD gene encoding 30S ribosomal protein S4, whose amino-acid sequence MARYLGPKCKLSRREGTDLFLKSGVKAADEKCKMNTAPGQHGGRRARLSDYGLQLREKQKVRRMYGVLEGQFKKYYFEASRRKGNTGATLLELLESRLDNVVYRMGFAATRAEARQLVVHKGITLNGRTCNVPSCQVKSGDVIAVREKAKKQLRIQNAIELAKHRKEFSWIDVNTDSLEGVLKASPDRSELSSDINEQLIVELYSK is encoded by the coding sequence ATGGCTAGATATCTAGGACCAAAGTGTAAACTTTCTAGAAGAGAAGGTACTGATTTATTTCTAAAAAGTGGCGTAAAAGCAGCTGATGAGAAATGTAAAATGAATACTGCCCCTGGTCAACATGGCGGAAGAAGAGCTCGCCTTTCTGACTACGGATTACAGTTAAGAGAAAAGCAAAAAGTTCGTCGTATGTATGGTGTTCTAGAAGGTCAGTTTAAAAAATACTATTTTGAAGCAAGTAGAAGAAAAGGTAATACTGGAGCTACTTTGTTAGAGCTTTTAGAGTCAAGATTAGATAATGTTGTATATAGAATGGGATTTGCGGCAACTAGAGCTGAAGCTAGACAGTTGGTTGTACATAAGGGTATTACTTTAAACGGTAGAACTTGTAATGTTCCATCTTGTCAAGTTAAATCTGGTGATGTAATTGCTGTTCGTGAGAAAGCCAAAAAACAATTAAGAATTCAAAATGCGATAGAATTAGCTAAGCATAGAAAAGAATTCTCTTGGATCGATGTGAATACTGATTCTTTAGAAGGTGTATTGAAAGCTTCTCCAGATAGATCTGAATTATCATCTGATATAAATGAGCAGCTGATAGTTGAGTTATACTCTAAGTAG
- a CDS encoding DNA-directed RNA polymerase subunit alpha → MSKNSSKQEFIPRVELVEELGAFGYKILLSPIEKGMAHILGNSIRRVLLSSMPGASIVKVNIKDVLHEYSTLDDVKEDIVEIISNLKQVAIGLDKDMDSVPLELNVNKSGIVTAGDFKQTKGISIANKDQVIATLTDKREFSLLATVLSGRNVGILSYVDVELEKVGDIAVDPDFNPVKRVTFRIIENASSESLEILIKTNGTIDPLEAIKTALECFCEQISVFVSLKVPSQGRASDSLIDSNIDPILLKPIDDLELTVRSSNCLRAENIKYLGDLVQYSESQLMKIPNLGKKSLNEIKQILIDNSLSLGVHIENFREIVEGK, encoded by the coding sequence GTGAGTAAAAATAGTTCAAAACAAGAATTTATACCTCGTGTTGAGCTTGTAGAAGAGCTAGGTGCTTTTGGATATAAAATATTGCTGTCTCCTATAGAAAAAGGTATGGCACATATTCTTGGAAACTCTATTAGAAGAGTTTTACTTTCATCAATGCCTGGTGCTTCTATTGTAAAAGTTAACATAAAAGATGTTTTACATGAATATTCTACTTTAGATGATGTAAAAGAAGATATTGTTGAAATAATATCAAATCTTAAACAAGTTGCTATAGGTTTAGATAAAGATATGGATTCTGTGCCTTTAGAGCTTAATGTTAATAAGAGCGGTATAGTAACTGCAGGTGATTTTAAGCAAACTAAAGGTATCTCTATTGCTAATAAAGATCAAGTAATAGCAACTTTAACTGATAAAAGAGAATTTAGTTTATTAGCAACAGTTCTTTCTGGAAGAAATGTTGGAATTTTGTCATATGTTGATGTGGAACTTGAAAAAGTTGGTGATATAGCTGTTGATCCTGATTTTAATCCTGTTAAAAGAGTGACTTTTAGAATTATTGAAAATGCTAGTAGCGAAAGCTTAGAGATACTTATAAAAACAAATGGAACAATTGATCCATTAGAAGCAATAAAGACAGCATTAGAATGTTTTTGTGAGCAAATCTCGGTATTTGTATCTTTAAAAGTTCCTTCTCAAGGAAGAGCTTCAGATTCTTTAATAGATTCAAATATTGATCCAATTTTGCTTAAACCAATTGATGATTTAGAGTTAACTGTTAGATCATCAAATTGTTTAAGAGCTGAAAATATTAAGTATTTAGGTGATTTAGTTCAGTATTCGGAGTCTCAGTTGATGAAAATTCCAAATTTAGGTAAAAAATCACTAAATGAAATAAAACAAATCTTAATAGATAATAGTCTTTCTCTAGGAGTGCATATAGAAAACTTCAGAGAAATTGTTGAAGGTAAGTAA
- the rplQ gene encoding 50S ribosomal protein L17 produces MRHRMNGRKFGRTSSHRKAMFKNMSASLINHEIIKTTLPKAKELRAIVEPLVTLAKREHKLRNSLDANSAEFKSQSVALRRQAFDFLRNKAAVTKLFEEFGTRYAERNGGYTRILKCGYRFGDKAPMAYIELLDRPEVDEIPNEE; encoded by the coding sequence ATGAGACATCGTATGAATGGAAGAAAGTTCGGTAGAACTAGCAGTCATAGAAAAGCAATGTTTAAAAATATGTCTGCGTCTTTAATTAATCATGAAATAATAAAAACAACTTTACCTAAAGCTAAAGAGCTTCGTGCAATTGTAGAGCCTTTAGTTACTTTGGCAAAAAGAGAACATAAATTAAGAAATAGTTTAGATGCTAATTCTGCAGAGTTCAAATCACAATCAGTTGCTTTAAGAAGACAGGCGTTTGATTTTCTAAGAAATAAAGCAGCTGTGACAAAACTGTTTGAAGAATTTGGTACTCGTTATGCAGAAAGAAACGGTGGATATACTAGAATATTAAAGTGTGGCTATCGTTTTGGTGATAAAGCGCCTATGGCTTATATTGAGTTGCTTGATAGACCA